The genomic DNA GCGCGCAGTTGGTGATGACCTGGGACGAGCGCTGCCTGCACATAGCCGTGCACGACGCCTCGGCGGAGCTGCCCACGCCCCGCCCGCCGAGCACCGAGCGCACCGGCGGGCGGGGCATGTTCCTCGTCGACGCCCTGGCCGACGACTGGGAGGCGCGCCCCTGCCTCGACGGCAAGACCGTCACCGCCTGCTTCCGCCCGCCCGGCGCGGCCCGGGTCGGCTCCTGACCCGCCCGCCCCGCCCGGGCGCCCCCGGGCGGGGCGGGCGGCACCGCAGGCGGGCGGGAACCGCACCGTGCGCACGGCGGTGGCGCCCGAACCCGGCCCGCGGGACCCCGCGCGCCGCCGACGTGCCCGGCCGGGTGCCGGTCGCGTACGCGGCCCGGTCCGGCGCCCCGGTTCCGCGGCGTCCTCCGCGCACCGCCCCCACGGCCACCGGCCGGTTCCCGGTGCCGTTCGGCTCGGCGGGCCGGGACCCGGTGTCCGGGGCCGGTGGGCCGGCACGGGCGCCGGCGGCAGCGGCGGCCCGCCGCATGCCCTCGGGGAGGCCCGCCCGTGCGGTGGCGGCCGACGCCGCACAACCTTCCGCGGTCCCGGTGAGTCCGGCATGGTGCGTGCGCGCCCCGTGGCGGGGCGCGGGAGAGGACACACAGATGCGCATTCCCGTGAGACGCCTCGTGGGCTCGCTGGCGGGGCTCGTGGTGGGCGGTCTGGTGGCGGCGACGCTTCCGGCGCAGACCGCGCAGGCGGCGACCGGCTCCTACCGCTGCCCGGCCGGGTACTTCTGCGGTTTCACCGGCACGTCGGGCGACGGCACCATGTTCAAGACGAACACGAGCATGGCCACCCTGGGCACGTGGGACAACAGGATCCGGTCGTACGTGAACCGCTCGCCGACCTTCGCCTGCCTGTACACCGAGCCGCACTACTCGCTGTCGGGTGACGCCTACGTCTCCTCCGAGGCCCCCGCCGGCCCCGGCGAGTACGCGTGGACGCCCGCCTTCGACCGGCGGATCAGTTCGGTGAGGCTGGTGCGGACCGAACGCGAGTGCACGCAGAGCGCCTACCCGCGCTGGTACGCCGAGACCGCGCCCGGGGCGGCCGGTTTCGGCGACCTGGACGGCGACCGCAGGTCCGACGTGCTGGTACGGGACGCCGTGGGCCGGACGTGGTTCCTGCCCGGCGACGGGACGGGCCGGCTGGTCGGGAGCGGCTGGAACGCCATGACGGCCCTGACCCGGCACGGCGACTTCTCCGGCGACGGCCGCGAGGACCTGCTGGCCCGCGACCGCGACGGGGTCCTGTGGC from Streptomyces sp. MRC013 includes the following:
- a CDS encoding ATP-binding protein, whose protein sequence is MSGSSLRAVGWARSLPLDSDVKTARDWTREHLRKLEWTAAAPQTVDAVLLAVSELVTNAHVHARSSAQLVMTWDERCLHIAVHDASAELPTPRPPSTERTGGRGMFLVDALADDWEARPCLDGKTVTACFRPPGAARVGS
- a CDS encoding FG-GAP-like repeat-containing protein gives rise to the protein MRIPVRRLVGSLAGLVVGGLVAATLPAQTAQAATGSYRCPAGYFCGFTGTSGDGTMFKTNTSMATLGTWDNRIRSYVNRSPTFACLYTEPHYSLSGDAYVSSEAPAGPGEYAWTPAFDRRISSVRLVRTERECTQSAYPRWYAETAPGAAGFGDLDGDRRSDVLVRDAVGRTWFLPGDGTGRLVGSGWNAMTALTRHGDFSGDGREDLLARDRDGVLWLYPGRGDGAFTTRRSVGSGWNAMNHLVGPGDLTGDGRADLLARDTGGRLWLYPGRGDGAFTTRRSVGSGWNAMNHLVGPGDLTGDGRADLLARDTGGRLWLYPGRGDGAFASRRLLGGGWNVMKNLVGVGSYDGDGVSDLLTVTDEAYRGGMPGWLLGYRGTGTGAFLRGTELDGDWWGLNGVH